The nucleotide window CGGCAGACGCGGGATCGGCGCCGCACGTGAAGGTGTTCAGCGGCAAGGACGGGGCGCTGCTGCAAAGCTTCCTGGCCTACGACGCGGGCTTCCGGGGCGGCGTCCGCGTGTCGGTGGCGGACGTGGACGGCGACGGGTTCGACGACATCGTGACCGGCAACGGCGCGGGCGCGGTGGGGCACGTGAAGGTGTTCAGCGGCAAGGACGGGTCGGTGCTGCAGAGCTTCCTGGCCTACGACGCGTTCACCGGCGGGGTGTACGTGGCGGCGGGCGACCTGGACGGGGACGGGCGGGCGGACATTGTGACCGGTGCGGGCGCGGGCGCGGCCCCGCACGTCAAGGTGTTCAGCGGCCGGACCGGGGCGCAGCAGCAGAGCTTCCTGGCGTACGGGGCGCAATTCACGGGCGGCGTGCGCGTGGGCGTGGGCGTGATCGACGGCCGGACCTACGTGCTGACGGGCGCCGGCCCGGGCGCCGGCCCGCACGTGAAGGGGTTCGTGGACGGCGTGCAGGAGCTGAGCCTGCTGGCCGGTTCCCCGTCCTTCAGCGGCGGCGTCTACGTGGGCTGAGCCGGGAGCAGTGATGTTTGATCCGGAGGCCGAGGCGTGAGGGGGCACCGTTGTCCCCCTCACGCCTCGGCCTTGTACCATATACGTGCCCAGGGGTTGCGCTCGCGAACTCGCTCCGCGCCCTGGCTACGGCCGGCGCCCTTACAGGCACTCAAAACAAGCACCGCGTGATTCGCGTCACCGCCGGCGAACGTGAAACGGGCGTGCCGACGCGCCAAGCCTCAGCTTGCCCCGTGTGTGGACGGCGGCACGCCCTCCGTGCGAATCGATTCGACCTTGGCGCCTTCCACGGGCGGCCGGTCGAGCCTGACGACGATGAAGCCGCGCAGGACCGGGCTCACCAGAGCGACCCGGGCGCCCGCCCGGGGGTTGAGCACCGGAATCCGGTACACGGTGCCGGTCGCGCTCCCGCTGGACAGGTAATCGGCGAGCTTCTCGGGCAGTACGGGCGGGCGCTTGCCACCGAACTCGGCAAGCACGTGCTGTGCGGCTTCCCGAACGTTGTTCAGCGTCACTTGCATCCCGTCCGTCATCATCTCTCCATACAGGGCGGTGCCACAACAAGGAGTATCGACCCGGGCGGCGGCGGATTTGCAACGCCGGCACGTCCCGTTCTCACGTGTCGCCCGCTGAGACGTGCTCCGGTTGCTCGTGTCAGATTTATTCGTTGAGTCCGTCACGCATACAGGAATTTATCCGCCGCCGGCCGAGTGGCAAACGATGCTGGGTCCGCAATTGCGAAACGCCGCGCGGCCCTCTGCGGGTCTCCGGCGCGGCGAGTTGGACTCAAATACGCAATAACAACTTATCTGTTAAGGGGCGGTCAGAAGTCGCGAGAGCGCGAGCGGGCCGGGGGTGACCAGGCCGCCACGCCCGTTAACCGTCCCGGAACGGCTTCTTGTCACGGTACAGTTTGAGCCGCGACTCTAAAACCTTGCGACCGTCGGCGCCAATGGTCTTGTTCTCGAGTGTCTTGAGCAGCACCGACACGGCTTGGTCGAATTCGCCGGCCTCGGCATAAGCGGCGGCGAGCGTGTCCCCATAATCGTTCAACTTATCAAGGCTCATTGCCTTCTTGGCGGCCTCGATGGCCTTCTTCCCGTCGCGCACCGCCGGGTCGGGACAGGTCGCGCACAGCCACGCGATCTGGTGGAACGCGTACGCGTGACGCGGGTTCAGTTCGGCGAGCGTTTCGAAGCCGCGGAGCGCATTCTTGTATTCTTTCTTGGCCGCCCACCCGGCCGCGAGTTGTTGGTGGGCGTAGATGGACTTCGGGTCGAGGCGCACCGCCGCGCTGTAATCCGCAATCGCCTTGTCGTGCTCCCCCTTCGCCGCCCACGCGAGGCCGCGGTGCAGGTAGGGGGAGATGTACCGGGGGTCTAATCGAAGCGCTTCGGTGTAATTGGCGATCGCCTTATCGTGCTCCCCCTTCCCGTACCAAGCCTTGCCGCGGGTCAGGTGTGCGGGCACGTACCGGGGGTTGAGCCGGATCGATTCGTCGAGATCCTTAAGAGCCTTATCGTACTCCTTCGTGTCGTTGTACGCGTGCCCGCGGTTGCAGTACGCCAGCGAGCTCTGAGGTGACCGGCGGATCACCTCGGTGTAGTCGGCAATGGCCTTGGCGAACTGGCGCCGGTCGCTCAGCACGTTTCCGCGGCTGAGGTACGCGGACGTGAAGTCCGGTTCGAGCCGGATGCACTCGTTGAAATCGTTGAGGGCTTTATCCAGCTCGCCTTTTTCCCGCCAGCCGATCCCCCGCATGTAAAGAGCGTGGGTGTTTTCCGGGTCCGCTTTCAATTCGCGGTCCCAGTGGGCCGGCGCCTCGTCCTTGGTCACGAGGTCATCCTTATGCACCCACCCCTCGCGCACCCGATCGTGGATGCGGACCCAGCCGTCGCCGTTGTCGGACCGGACCTCGAGCGGCAAATTCGTAGACAGCGGAAACAGGAACTGGCTACCGTCGGCGTCGCGGTCGCCGAACTGGACCAGCCACGTTCGCTTCTTGGGCAGCACCTTCGCGCCGCGTGCCCAGAGGTTCTTGGCGTCAACCTTCGGAGCCGGCGCGCCCCTCTTCGGCATCTCGCGGACCGCGACCACCTCCGCCTCGCTCTTGTAGATGAGCCCGGACTCGCCCACCAGCTCCACGAACTCACCGTCGTCCGATTTGACCACGTACACTTTCGATTTGACCAGCACCGCGCCGTTCCTCAGCAGCCCGCCGGTCTGCTTTTGGCCGAGCTTCACTTCGGCCGTCAGCGTCACCGTCTTGCCGGTCCAGTCCTTGTCGTCGGCCACAGCCGGTGCGGCGAGGACGAGCAACAACATCGGAACAAATGGGCGCAACATACGGTCTCCAAATGGGCAAATTCCGGCATGCAGTTTAGCCGGGCGGAATGAGCGGTTCAACATGCCGCCGCGAGACTCCCCCACGCGCCCCGTTCCCAGCCCCCCGCACCCACGTCGCGCGTCGCCCTGCGCAGGTTTCCGAGTCGGCCTTGCGGGCGCCGGGCCAGACCGGGTAAAGTCCCCGCCCCCCCGCAGACGAATTACTTCCGTCAGGGAGGACGGAGGACCCATGCGCGCGGTCATTCTCGCCGGCGGTCTCGGCAC belongs to Gemmata obscuriglobus and includes:
- a CDS encoding tetratricopeptide repeat protein, with product MLRPFVPMLLLVLAAPAVADDKDWTGKTVTLTAEVKLGQKQTGGLLRNGAVLVKSKVYVVKSDDGEFVELVGESGLIYKSEAEVVAVREMPKRGAPAPKVDAKNLWARGAKVLPKKRTWLVQFGDRDADGSQFLFPLSTNLPLEVRSDNGDGWVRIHDRVREGWVHKDDLVTKDEAPAHWDRELKADPENTHALYMRGIGWREKGELDKALNDFNECIRLEPDFTSAYLSRGNVLSDRRQFAKAIADYTEVIRRSPQSSLAYCNRGHAYNDTKEYDKALKDLDESIRLNPRYVPAHLTRGKAWYGKGEHDKAIANYTEALRLDPRYISPYLHRGLAWAAKGEHDKAIADYSAAVRLDPKSIYAHQQLAAGWAAKKEYKNALRGFETLAELNPRHAYAFHQIAWLCATCPDPAVRDGKKAIEAAKKAMSLDKLNDYGDTLAAAYAEAGEFDQAVSVLLKTLENKTIGADGRKVLESRLKLYRDKKPFRDG